The proteins below are encoded in one region of Gadus macrocephalus chromosome 14, ASM3116895v1:
- the LOC132472173 gene encoding uncharacterized protein LOC132472173: protein MASYFVFSVQLLLLISASSASHYYGGTMTFVPKGRTPDGSLQVDLHFRETYSNCYHYFDWRCWSGNCGKTFASQTGVIDTSPNSAPYTNGWCEIEKVDSRYFPSDDPFVMRKAGCCWIYNVNHMGSWILFTHVDLKRRSDSWQLNSSPNNAILPFLRVPSNCPRSYHLMTVDPDGDQVICRYGTIPHVECSRCMQPTGFYLDEGTCVLHYGFTEYTGIYGFELVVEDFPRSTITLTSTNGTQTTRSPLAAARRKRAVYGTTAVFPRWWTTTSAGYATTSSPTTTSSPIPPTNPWWKPTQAPPNSNTNPWWWTPAPASPTTTTSSPTGSTHPRWRMPAQTLPVTTNTPNTQTTTTTTTTTTTTSSTSTNAPLQATTRRQYPVPLSKLPLQFSLLVDSPAPSCTEGEYLPRFVYPTPSHGDHLNAQVNEEFEMRIKAQASQSIVGDIIFSGPLNTTKRRIAQGEFYIRWTPTQDNLGDHVPICFIAEATLLSQKYQSGMRCVVLNVEHVKAHMTCNETSMTVELDKASFNGLSEDHLQLIDSSSTACSLHSNGTHVIGIIPLNACGTTIEEDNDNLIFKNEITTFEDVRDIITRKHLLEIGFSCQYPKRGNVTLGFTIHRDNFTLIERGFGMFTYSFEFYPDNHFGTMVSPSLYPLDYEVGEKIYMQIQATSSVNNTVLFVESCRASPYDNPNYQPNYPIIENGCIMDPTVVIYSPSHNKQFRISIDAFKFIGIHDQVYISCSVILCEAGNNNTRCAKGCVTSNQQHHRRKREAVIETGVHFISQGPLRLRSTPASESRVTGLNLNLAFIAGCLLAAIAMICGVMIQRFKRAAVQYQPLPTTEQ from the exons ATGGCTTCCTACTTCGTGTTCTCAgtccagctgctcctgctgaTCTCAGCTTCATCCGCATCACACTATTATGGAGGCACTATGACCTTTGTTCCCAAAGGAAGAACCCCGGATGGGTCACTTCAG GTGGATCTACATTTCAGAGAAACCTACAGTAACTGCTATCATTACTTCGATTGGAGATGTTGGAGCGGCAACTGTGGCAAAACATTTGCATCACAGACTGGTGTTATCGACACTAGCCCTAATTCAGCACCATATACAAATGGTTGGTGCGAAATAGAAAAAGTGGATTCAAGATATTTCCCCAGTGACGATCCCTTCGTAATGAG GAAAGCTGGCTGCTGTTGGATTTACAATGTGAATCACATGGGGTCCTGGATACTGTTCACACATGTGGACTTGAAGCGAAGATCTGATTCCTGGCAGTTAAACAGCTCTCCAAATAATGCTATCCTACCTTTTCTGAG AGTTCCTTCAAACTGCCCAAGATCATACCACCTCATGACAGTAGACCCTGATGGCGATCAAGTCATATGCAGATATGGAACCATCCCTCATGTAGAATGCTCAAGATGCATGCAACCGACGGGTTTCTACCTGGATGAG GGCACTTGCGTCCTACACTACGGATTCACTGAATACACTGGGATATATGGGTTTGAGTTGGTAGTAGAAGACTTTCCAAGAAGCACCATCACCTTGACCTCCACCAATGGAACTCAAACCACAAGGTCTCCCCTGGCTGCAGCACGACGCAAACGTGCAGTATATGGCACAACTGCCGTTTTCCCTAGGTGGTGGACCACTACATCTGCCGGATATGCCACCACAAGTTCACCCACCACCACAAgttcccccatcccccctacaAACCCTTGGTGGAAGCCAACTCAAGCTCCACCCAACAGTAACACCAACCCTTGGTGGTGGACGCCAGCTCCAGCCTCACCCACCACGACAACAAGTTCACCCACTGGCTCTACCCACCCAAGGTGGCGGATGCCAGCTCAAACTCTACCcgtcaccaccaacacaccaaacacccaaacaacaacaacaacaacaacaacaacaacaacaacatcttctACCAGTACAAATGCTCCCTTGCAGGCCACAACCAGACGACAGTATCCTGTTCCCCTCAGTAAACTTCCTCTGCAATTTTCCCTTCTTG TGGATTCGCCTGCTCCGTCCTGCACTGAAGGAGAGTACCTGCCTAGGTTTGTTTACCCAACACCAAGTCATGGAGACCATCTGAATGCTCAAGTCAATGAAGAATTTGAAATGAGGATCAAAGCCCAAGCTTCACAATCAAT AGTAGGGGATATCATCTTCAGTGGACCCCTGAATACCACCAAACGTAGGATCGCACAGGGAGAGTTTTACATTCGATGGACCCCTACTCAAGACAATCTCGGAGACCATGTTCCAATTTGCTTTATTGCTGAAGCAACGCTTTT GTCTCAGAAGTATCAGTCTGGAATGCGATGTGTTGTGCTGAATGTTGAACATG TTAAAGCCCACATGACCTGCAATGAAACCTCAATGACAGTAGAGTTGGATAAAGCCTCATTCAACGGGCTCAGTGAAGATCACCTGCAGCTGATTGATTCCAGCAGCACAGCCTGCAGTCTACACTCCAATGGCACTCATGTCATTGGTATCATCCCTCTAAATGCATGTGGTACTACGATTGAG GAGGATAATGATAATCTCATCTTCAAGAATGAGATCACCACTTTTGAAGATGTCAGAGACATCATAACCAGGAAACATCTGTTGGAAATTGGGTTTTCCTGCCAGTACCCAAAGCGTGGAAATGTAACCCTGGGGTTCACAATACACAGGGACAACTTTACATTAATAGAGCGGGGCTTTGGGATGTTCACCTATAGCTTTGAATTCTACCCAGACAACCATTTTGGCACAATGGTCAGTCCCAGTTTATACCCACTGGACTATGAAGTTGGAGAGAAGATTTACATGCAAATACAAGCCACGTCTTCAGTCAATAACACTGTGCTGTTCGTGGAGTCCTGCAGAGCTTCACCTTACGATAACCCAAATTACCAGCCAAACTACCCCATCATAGAGAATGG GTGTATAATGGACCCCACAGTTGTCATCTATTCCCCAAGTCATAATAAACAGTTTCGGATTTCAATTGATGCCTTCAAATTCATAGGAATACATGACCAG GTGTACATCAGCTGTTCGGTCATTCTATGTGAGGCTGGGAACAACAACACCAGGTGCGCCAAGGGATGTGTAACATCGAACCAGCAGCATCAtcgaagaaagagagaggctgtTATTGAAACAGGAGTCCACTTCATTTCCCAGGGTCCTTTGCGTTTGCGAAGCACACCAGCAAGTGAGAGCAGAG TGACCGGTCTGAATCTGAACCTGGCCTTCATCGCCGGATGCCTTCTAGCAGCAATTGCCATGATCTGTGGAGTGATGATTCAGAGATTCAAGAGGGCTGCTGTACAGTATCAGCCTTTGCCAACAACTGAGCAATAG
- the LOC132472009 gene encoding uncharacterized protein LOC132472009 isoform X2: MASFWIFSIQLLLLISVASASHFTAGTVRVVPKEKHLNGSIKVDIYFRQTYRSCYHYFDWRCLNGNCGKVSEAKEGVIDGSTNSAPHTNAWCETEVVQSRYYPNDDSFDLRKASCCWIPNVNLLGSWRLFTHVDLRERSDNWQANGSPNNAIMPFLRVPSNCPRSYHLLTDDPDGDRVICRYGTILNRECATCNQPQGFELDERNCVLHYRSTSYTGTYGFELVLEDFPRTTISLISTNGTSTQRLPLPSNRKKRAVYYTYSYTTIPGPTPTTTGPTTITTNKPWWWQHQGPTTTTTGPNTKTTNYPWWWQHQVPTTTTTGPTTRTTNYPWWWQHQVPTTTTTGPTTRTTNYPWWWQHQGPTTTTAGPTTTPYQTYPSKPYPTPLSQIPLQFSVLVDSPVPSCTEGEYLPRFVHPTPSHGDHLNAQVNEEFEITVKAVAQYSTVGDIIFTGPLGTTKHRIERGEFYLRWTPTVHQFGDQVPICFIAEAAISYQQFQSEMRCVWVHVEHAKAHVICNETSMTVELEKAAFKGLDEDHLRLNDPGNEACRLHSNGTHVIGFIPLNECGTMIKEDDENLLFSNEITTFEDVRDIVTRKHLLEVQFSCQYPKRGNVSLGFTVHRDNQTITEKGFGTFTYNFEFYPDILFDTMINPHFYPLDYEVGDKIYMQIDATTSINNTVLFVESCSASPYDNPNYQPTYPIIENGCVQDSTVVIYPTSHNKQFRFSIDAFKFIGLHDQVYISCSVILCEAGNPNTRCSRGCLPTTPIGRRRRSAVIETGAHFISQGPLRLQSTPENKSSVTGLNLNMAFIAGCLLAAIAMICGVMIHKFKRPAVRYQPLSSIEQ, encoded by the exons ATGGCTTCCTTCTGGATTTTCTCAATCCAGTTGCTCCTGCTGATCTCCGTTGCATCTGCATCACATTTCACTGCAGGCACTGTTAGGGTCGTTCCCAAAGAAAAACACCTGAATGGATCCATTAAG GTGGACATATATTTCAGGCAAACTTACAGAAGCTGCTATCACTATTTCGATTGGAGATGCTTGAATGGTAACTGCGGAAAAGTATCGGAAGCAAAAGAAGGTGTAATAGACGGTAGCACAAATTCAGCACCCCACACAAATGCTTGGTGTGAAACAGAAGTAGTGCAGTCAAGATATTACCCCAATGACGATTCATTTGACCTGAG GAAAGCTAGCTGCTGTTGGATTCCAAATGTGAATTTACTGGGGTCCTGGAGACTGTTCACACATGTCGACTTGAGGGAAAGATCTGATAACTGGCAGGCGAATGGCTCTCCAAATAATGCCATCATGCCCTTCCTGAG AGTTCCTTCAAACTGCCCAAGATCCTACCATCTGTTGACAGATGACCCTGATGGTGATCGGGTGATTTGCAGATACGGAACCATCTTAAACAGAGAATGCGCTACATGCAATCAACCCCAAGGTTTTGAGCTGGATGAG AGAAACTGTGTGCTACACTACCGTTCCACATCATACACTGGGACGTATGGGTTTGAGTTGGTGCTGGAAGACTTTCCAAGAACCACCATCTCCTTGATCTCCACAAATGGAACTTCAACTCAGAGGTTACCTTTGCCTTCAAACAGAAAGAAACGTGCAGTCTACTACACATACTCTTACACCACTATCCCAGGCccgacccccaccaccacaggcCCAACCACCATAACAACCAATAAGCCATGGTGGTGGCAACATCAAGGCCCAACCACTACCACCACAGGCCCAAACACCAAGACAACCAATTACCCATGGTGGTGGCAACATCAAGTCCCAACCACTACCACCACAGGCCCAACCACCAGGACAACCAATTACCCATGGTGGTGGCAACATCAAGTCCCAACCACTACCACCACAGGCCCAACCACCAGGACAACCAATTACCCATGGTGGTGGCAACATCAAG gcccaaccaccaccacggcAGGCCCAACCACCACCCCGTACCAAACCTACCCCAGCAAACCGTATCCTACTCCTCTCAGTCAAATTCCTCTTCAATTCTCCGTTCTAG TGGATTCGCCTGTTCCGTCCTGCACTGAAGGAGAGTACCTGCCTAGGTTTGTTCACCCAACACCAAGTCATGGAGACCATCTGAATGCTCAAGTCAATGAAGAATTTGAAATCACAGTCAAAGCAGTAGCCCAATATTCAAC AGTAGGTGATATCATCTTCACAGGACCCCTGGGTACCACCAAACACAGGATTGAACGGGGAGAGTTTTATCTGAGATGGACCCCGACTGTACACCAATTTGGAGACCAGGTTCCAATTTGCTTCATTGCGGAGGCAGCTATTTC GTATCAGCAGTTTCAGTCAGAAATGCgatgtgtttgggtgcatgttGAACATG CTAAAGCACACGTGATCTGCAATGAAACCTCCATGACAGTAGAGTTGGAGAAAGCCGCATTTAAGGGACTAGATGAAGATCACCTGCGGCTAAATGATCCCGGCAACGAAGCCTGCAGACTACACTCCAATGGCACTCATGTCATTGGTTTCATCCCACTTAATGAATGTGGTACTATGATTAAG gAGGACGATGAAAACCTTTTGTTCTCAAATGAGATCACCACCTTTGAGGATGTCAGAGACATCGTTACCAGGAAACATCTTTTGGAAGTTCAGTTTTCCTGCCAGTACCCAAAGCGTGGAAACGTATCCCTTGGGTTTACAGTCCACAGGGACAACCAGACTATTACCGAGAAGGGCTTTGGGACGTTCACCTACAACTTTGAGTTCTACCCAGACATCCTCTTCGACACAATGATCAACCCACACTTCTACCCGCTGGACTATGAAGTTGGAGATAAGATATACATGCAGATAGATGCCACGACTTCAATCAATAACACTGTTCTGTTTGTGGAGTCCTGTAGTGCTTCACCTTACGATAACCCCAACTACCAGCCCACCTACCCAATCATAGAGAACGG GTGTGTACAGGACTCCACTGTTGTCATCTATCCCACAAGTCATAATAAACAGTTTCGGTTTTCAATCGATGCCTTCAAATTCATAGGATTACATGACCAG GTGTACATCAGCTGTTCGGTCATTCTATGTGAGGCTGGGAACCCCAACACCAGATGCTCCAGGGGATGTCTCCCAACCACCCCCATTGGTCGGCGCAGGAGATCGGCTGTTATTGAAACAGGAGCGCACTTCATTTCCCAGGGTCCTTTGCGTCTGCAAAGCACACCGGAAAACAAGAGCAGTG TAACCGGCCTGAATCTCAACATGGCCTTCATCGCTGGATGCCTTCTAGCGGCGATTGCCATGATCTGTGGAGTGATGATTCACAAATTCAAGAGGCCTGCTGTTCGATATCAGCCTTTGTCAAGCATTGAGCAATAG
- the LOC132472009 gene encoding uncharacterized protein LOC132472009 isoform X1 translates to MASFWIFSIQLLLLISVASASHFTAGTVRVVPKEKHLNGSIKVDIYFRQTYRSCYHYFDWRCLNGNCGKVSEAKEGVIDGSTNSAPHTNAWCETEVVQSRYYPNDDSFDLRKASCCWIPNVNLLGSWRLFTHVDLRERSDNWQANGSPNNAIMPFLRVPSNCPRSYHLLTDDPDGDRVICRYGTILNRECATCNQPQGFELDERNCVLHYRSTSYTGTYGFELVLEDFPRTTISLISTNGTSTQRLPLPSNRKKRAVYYTYSYTTIPGPTPTTTGPTTITTNKPWWWQHQGPTTTTTGPNTKTTNYPWWWQHQVPTTTTTGPTTRTTNYPWWWQHQVPTTTTTGPTTRTTNYPWWWQHQGTTTTTTGPNTKTTNYPWWWQHQGPTTTTAGPTTTPYQTYPSKPYPTPLSQIPLQFSVLVDSPVPSCTEGEYLPRFVHPTPSHGDHLNAQVNEEFEITVKAVAQYSTVGDIIFTGPLGTTKHRIERGEFYLRWTPTVHQFGDQVPICFIAEAAISYQQFQSEMRCVWVHVEHAKAHVICNETSMTVELEKAAFKGLDEDHLRLNDPGNEACRLHSNGTHVIGFIPLNECGTMIKEDDENLLFSNEITTFEDVRDIVTRKHLLEVQFSCQYPKRGNVSLGFTVHRDNQTITEKGFGTFTYNFEFYPDILFDTMINPHFYPLDYEVGDKIYMQIDATTSINNTVLFVESCSASPYDNPNYQPTYPIIENGCVQDSTVVIYPTSHNKQFRFSIDAFKFIGLHDQVYISCSVILCEAGNPNTRCSRGCLPTTPIGRRRRSAVIETGAHFISQGPLRLQSTPENKSSVTGLNLNMAFIAGCLLAAIAMICGVMIHKFKRPAVRYQPLSSIEQ, encoded by the exons ATGGCTTCCTTCTGGATTTTCTCAATCCAGTTGCTCCTGCTGATCTCCGTTGCATCTGCATCACATTTCACTGCAGGCACTGTTAGGGTCGTTCCCAAAGAAAAACACCTGAATGGATCCATTAAG GTGGACATATATTTCAGGCAAACTTACAGAAGCTGCTATCACTATTTCGATTGGAGATGCTTGAATGGTAACTGCGGAAAAGTATCGGAAGCAAAAGAAGGTGTAATAGACGGTAGCACAAATTCAGCACCCCACACAAATGCTTGGTGTGAAACAGAAGTAGTGCAGTCAAGATATTACCCCAATGACGATTCATTTGACCTGAG GAAAGCTAGCTGCTGTTGGATTCCAAATGTGAATTTACTGGGGTCCTGGAGACTGTTCACACATGTCGACTTGAGGGAAAGATCTGATAACTGGCAGGCGAATGGCTCTCCAAATAATGCCATCATGCCCTTCCTGAG AGTTCCTTCAAACTGCCCAAGATCCTACCATCTGTTGACAGATGACCCTGATGGTGATCGGGTGATTTGCAGATACGGAACCATCTTAAACAGAGAATGCGCTACATGCAATCAACCCCAAGGTTTTGAGCTGGATGAG AGAAACTGTGTGCTACACTACCGTTCCACATCATACACTGGGACGTATGGGTTTGAGTTGGTGCTGGAAGACTTTCCAAGAACCACCATCTCCTTGATCTCCACAAATGGAACTTCAACTCAGAGGTTACCTTTGCCTTCAAACAGAAAGAAACGTGCAGTCTACTACACATACTCTTACACCACTATCCCAGGCccgacccccaccaccacaggcCCAACCACCATAACAACCAATAAGCCATGGTGGTGGCAACATCAAGGCCCAACCACTACCACCACAGGCCCAAACACCAAGACAACCAATTACCCATGGTGGTGGCAACATCAAGTCCCAACCACTACCACCACAGGCCCAACCACCAGGACAACCAATTACCCATGGTGGTGGCAACATCAAGTCCCAACCACTACCACCACAGGCCCAACCACCAGGACAACCAATTACCCATGGTGGTGGCAACATCAAGGCACAACCACTACCACCACAGGCCCAAACACCAAGACAACCAATTACCCATGGTGGTGGCAACATCAAG gcccaaccaccaccacggcAGGCCCAACCACCACCCCGTACCAAACCTACCCCAGCAAACCGTATCCTACTCCTCTCAGTCAAATTCCTCTTCAATTCTCCGTTCTAG TGGATTCGCCTGTTCCGTCCTGCACTGAAGGAGAGTACCTGCCTAGGTTTGTTCACCCAACACCAAGTCATGGAGACCATCTGAATGCTCAAGTCAATGAAGAATTTGAAATCACAGTCAAAGCAGTAGCCCAATATTCAAC AGTAGGTGATATCATCTTCACAGGACCCCTGGGTACCACCAAACACAGGATTGAACGGGGAGAGTTTTATCTGAGATGGACCCCGACTGTACACCAATTTGGAGACCAGGTTCCAATTTGCTTCATTGCGGAGGCAGCTATTTC GTATCAGCAGTTTCAGTCAGAAATGCgatgtgtttgggtgcatgttGAACATG CTAAAGCACACGTGATCTGCAATGAAACCTCCATGACAGTAGAGTTGGAGAAAGCCGCATTTAAGGGACTAGATGAAGATCACCTGCGGCTAAATGATCCCGGCAACGAAGCCTGCAGACTACACTCCAATGGCACTCATGTCATTGGTTTCATCCCACTTAATGAATGTGGTACTATGATTAAG gAGGACGATGAAAACCTTTTGTTCTCAAATGAGATCACCACCTTTGAGGATGTCAGAGACATCGTTACCAGGAAACATCTTTTGGAAGTTCAGTTTTCCTGCCAGTACCCAAAGCGTGGAAACGTATCCCTTGGGTTTACAGTCCACAGGGACAACCAGACTATTACCGAGAAGGGCTTTGGGACGTTCACCTACAACTTTGAGTTCTACCCAGACATCCTCTTCGACACAATGATCAACCCACACTTCTACCCGCTGGACTATGAAGTTGGAGATAAGATATACATGCAGATAGATGCCACGACTTCAATCAATAACACTGTTCTGTTTGTGGAGTCCTGTAGTGCTTCACCTTACGATAACCCCAACTACCAGCCCACCTACCCAATCATAGAGAACGG GTGTGTACAGGACTCCACTGTTGTCATCTATCCCACAAGTCATAATAAACAGTTTCGGTTTTCAATCGATGCCTTCAAATTCATAGGATTACATGACCAG GTGTACATCAGCTGTTCGGTCATTCTATGTGAGGCTGGGAACCCCAACACCAGATGCTCCAGGGGATGTCTCCCAACCACCCCCATTGGTCGGCGCAGGAGATCGGCTGTTATTGAAACAGGAGCGCACTTCATTTCCCAGGGTCCTTTGCGTCTGCAAAGCACACCGGAAAACAAGAGCAGTG TAACCGGCCTGAATCTCAACATGGCCTTCATCGCTGGATGCCTTCTAGCGGCGATTGCCATGATCTGTGGAGTGATGATTCACAAATTCAAGAGGCCTGCTGTTCGATATCAGCCTTTGTCAAGCATTGAGCAATAG
- the LOC132472009 gene encoding CUB and zona pellucida-like domain-containing protein 1 isoform X3 translates to MRCVWVHVEHAKAHVICNETSMTVELEKAAFKGLDEDHLRLNDPGNEACRLHSNGTHVIGFIPLNECGTMIKEDDENLLFSNEITTFEDVRDIVTRKHLLEVQFSCQYPKRGNVSLGFTVHRDNQTITEKGFGTFTYNFEFYPDILFDTMINPHFYPLDYEVGDKIYMQIDATTSINNTVLFVESCSASPYDNPNYQPTYPIIENGCVQDSTVVIYPTSHNKQFRFSIDAFKFIGLHDQVYISCSVILCEAGNPNTRCSRGCLPTTPIGRRRRSAVIETGAHFISQGPLRLQSTPENKSSVTGLNLNMAFIAGCLLAAIAMICGVMIHKFKRPAVRYQPLSSIEQ, encoded by the exons ATGCgatgtgtttgggtgcatgttGAACATG CTAAAGCACACGTGATCTGCAATGAAACCTCCATGACAGTAGAGTTGGAGAAAGCCGCATTTAAGGGACTAGATGAAGATCACCTGCGGCTAAATGATCCCGGCAACGAAGCCTGCAGACTACACTCCAATGGCACTCATGTCATTGGTTTCATCCCACTTAATGAATGTGGTACTATGATTAAG gAGGACGATGAAAACCTTTTGTTCTCAAATGAGATCACCACCTTTGAGGATGTCAGAGACATCGTTACCAGGAAACATCTTTTGGAAGTTCAGTTTTCCTGCCAGTACCCAAAGCGTGGAAACGTATCCCTTGGGTTTACAGTCCACAGGGACAACCAGACTATTACCGAGAAGGGCTTTGGGACGTTCACCTACAACTTTGAGTTCTACCCAGACATCCTCTTCGACACAATGATCAACCCACACTTCTACCCGCTGGACTATGAAGTTGGAGATAAGATATACATGCAGATAGATGCCACGACTTCAATCAATAACACTGTTCTGTTTGTGGAGTCCTGTAGTGCTTCACCTTACGATAACCCCAACTACCAGCCCACCTACCCAATCATAGAGAACGG GTGTGTACAGGACTCCACTGTTGTCATCTATCCCACAAGTCATAATAAACAGTTTCGGTTTTCAATCGATGCCTTCAAATTCATAGGATTACATGACCAG GTGTACATCAGCTGTTCGGTCATTCTATGTGAGGCTGGGAACCCCAACACCAGATGCTCCAGGGGATGTCTCCCAACCACCCCCATTGGTCGGCGCAGGAGATCGGCTGTTATTGAAACAGGAGCGCACTTCATTTCCCAGGGTCCTTTGCGTCTGCAAAGCACACCGGAAAACAAGAGCAGTG TAACCGGCCTGAATCTCAACATGGCCTTCATCGCTGGATGCCTTCTAGCGGCGATTGCCATGATCTGTGGAGTGATGATTCACAAATTCAAGAGGCCTGCTGTTCGATATCAGCCTTTGTCAAGCATTGAGCAATAG